In Amycolatopsis sp. FBCC-B4732, the genomic stretch ATGATCTCCATATTTTCAGAAGTGGAGATGACCTCCAGATCGAGAGAATACCCCACGAGGTGCGCGTGAAGATCCTGATGTTCGGCCGAGGCGTGATCGCCACCGTTTACGGCTGGGCCCTCCAACGGGCGGGGCACGACGTCGAGTTCTACGTCCGGCCAGGCCGCGCGGCGACGTACGGGGACACGGTGGAGCTCGACCTGAGCGACCTGCGGCGCCGGGTGTGGGGGCAGCGCGTCACCGAGAAGTGGCCGGTGCGCTACCGCGAGGCCCTGGAGCCCGGCCACGACTTCGACCTGATCGTGCTCAGCGTGCCGCACCACCGCCTCGAGGAGGCAACGGCCTTCCTGGCCCCGCGCCTCGGCCAGGCCACGGTTCTGGTCTTCGGCAACATCTGGACGGAGCCCCCGGCCGCGATCGGCGCACTTCCGGCCGACCGCATCGCATGGGGCTTCCCTCAGGCCGGCGGCGGCTTCGACGCGGGAGGAGTGCTCCGTGGAATGCTGATGCGTTCGGTCGTCTTCGGCACGCTCGGCGAACCCCCGACCGACCGAGAACTGGCGGCGCGCCAGGCATTCCGCGAGGCCGGACTCCGCATCAAGGAACGCCCCGACTTCCGCGGCTGGCTGTGGGTCCACTTCGCGTCGGACGCGGGCCTGCTCTCACAGGGGCTGCGAGTGGGGTCTCTGTCCAAACTGGCCGGGTCGAGGAGAGACTTGCGCGAGGGACTGCTGGCGGCCCGCGAGCTGCTGCCACTCCTCGAGGCACGCGGCGTCGACTTACGCCGTCACCGGGGCGGGGTGCTGCTGTTCCGGGCACCCACCTGGCTGACAGCTCCGGTGCTCGCCTGGCTCACCGCTCACGTCGAGCCGGCGCGCGTGAGTATGGCGGCGCACTCCGACCCCGAGGCCGAGGAGCCACGCGAGGTCTGCCGGGACACACTGACCGAAGCACGACGGTTGGGCATTCCGGTACCACGGCTGGAAGCGGCGGAACCGAACTTCGCCCGGTAGCAGAGCCCGGAACCGCAGGCGTACTCGTCCACGTTCGGCCGACGTCCACTGTGGTCAGCCGGCCTACTGGTTCTCGGCACCAGCCAGACGTTGAGCGCGGCCAACCCGGCGCCGCCGCCCAGCCGCCCCGCGGGCGACCGTGGATGTGCGACCTGCGGCCGGCTGACGCAGATGTGGCAACATCCCCGCCATGTCTCTGGTGACCTGGGAGTTCGATGGCGGCTTGTACTGCGCTGCGACCATCGAGACCGGCGTAGGCGAGGATCGGACCACGTATTTCGAGCTCAGTGAGGCGCGCACGGTTCCGGCCTCAGCTGCTATGCCTGCTTCACCGGCTCCAGGACCGACCGCCGTGACGGTGGTGGTCTACGCGCCCGAAGAAGAGAAGCCGGCGGACGTCTTCTTCGACGGGGAGCAGACGCTGCCGTTCGTCGTCTTGCAGCACTTCGTCGAGATCGTCGCTTCACAGGCTGGCGAGCACGGAATCCTGGGGCTGCCGTCCTGACTGCCCCGGACGCAGCTGGATCAGACAAGTGCGGCCCCTGCCCAGGTTCTGCCTGGTCAGGGGCCGTTTTCTGCTGGTGCTCGCGAGTCCCCCGGTGAGATTCCGGCGGCAATCACACCAATCGTCCTGCCCGATGGCCTGCTGATCCGCGTTGACGTACGGCTGGTGATGGAGCGTCGGTCGCGGGGGAGCGCGCGGTGAACGTGATGCGCAGTTCGAGGCGATGAGGAGGCGGTTGCGGTCTACTCCGCCGACGCGGCGGCCGCGGCTACGCCCCGGCGAGCGTCACGACTGTCCTGGTCGGCACCGATTCGCTCAGCGTCAGCCGGACTCGTCGGCGAGCGGGGGCACCGGTATCCGGTTCGTACCAGCAACGCGATCCAGTCCGCTTAGGTTGACAGCTCGGCTTCACGCCGGGCAGCCTTGAGAAGGACGAAGAAAAGCACGTAGGGTGAGCAGGGGAGTTCAGGTGAACCAAGAGCAGACCGCCCGGCGGTTGCTCAGGTCGTCGGCCGATCGATCGTATGATCCGCAGGTGGATATCGATTGGCGCGCGCCAATTGACGAAGACAAGCTCTTCTTCCCGACGCATCGTTTACCTCTGTACGGCACCCCATTGTGGGACTCACTCTCTCCCGAGCAGCGGATCGAGCTGGCGCGGCAGGAAGCGATCACCTTGTCGTCCGTGGTCATCCACGCCGAGCTCAGTCTCATGCGGTCACTGCTTCGTGCAGTGCAGGAGGGTGCTCCGGCGTCGGATCCGGCGTTGTACGCCCTGACCGAAGTCGCCGACGAGTGCCGGCATTCGACCATGTTCGCGAAAGCGACAACGTGGCTCGGCGGTTCGGTCGTGCCGCAGTCGAGGCTCGTCACCAAGTTGGTGAACGTCGTTTCGGCGATTATCCCGCAAGGTCCGTTCTTCTGGGCCAGCGCGCTCTTCTTCGAGGAACCGGTCGATCGCCTGCAGCGTGAGGCGATGAACGACGAGAGCATTCAACCATTGCTGCGAATGGTTTACCGGAT encodes the following:
- a CDS encoding ketopantoate reductase family protein → MKILMFGRGVIATVYGWALQRAGHDVEFYVRPGRAATYGDTVELDLSDLRRRVWGQRVTEKWPVRYREALEPGHDFDLIVLSVPHHRLEEATAFLAPRLGQATVLVFGNIWTEPPAAIGALPADRIAWGFPQAGGGFDAGGVLRGMLMRSVVFGTLGEPPTDRELAARQAFREAGLRIKERPDFRGWLWVHFASDAGLLSQGLRVGSLSKLAGSRRDLREGLLAARELLPLLEARGVDLRRHRGGVLLFRAPTWLTAPVLAWLTAHVEPARVSMAAHSDPEAEEPREVCRDTLTEARRLGIPVPRLEAAEPNFAR
- a CDS encoding diiron oxygenase, whose protein sequence is MNQEQTARRLLRSSADRSYDPQVDIDWRAPIDEDKLFFPTHRLPLYGTPLWDSLSPEQRIELARQEAITLSSVVIHAELSLMRSLLRAVQEGAPASDPALYALTEVADECRHSTMFAKATTWLGGSVVPQSRLVTKLVNVVSAIIPQGPFFWASALFFEEPVDRLQREAMNDESIQPLLRMVYRIHVLEESRHVTYAREAALRTMTEAGPLSRRLNRIGVALLGWSLGRTLLRPATYRRAGLSSRAAYRAALANPRYHESLRWMSERLVAFCKDAGFIEGWLTSAIWRRSHLL